TGTTCTTTGCCAATGGCAAGATGATTGCCGGCGCAGTACCGGTGGAGACCATTGAAGCGGCCTTCAAGGCCAAGTAAGCACGGCCATGGCCGCCTGGCTGCCCCGACCGCGGCTTGCCGTCTGCGCCTTGCTGGCGCTGGCTGTGCACGCCGCGGCGCTGCTGTGGCCGCTGGCGCCTGCGGCCAGTTCTGCTCCTGCGACCAACCATGAGCCTGGCGGGCCGCTGGCGGTGACCCTGCACGCCAGGGCCGTGCCGCATGCGGCGCCGTTGCCGCCGCTGGAAAGCATGGACAGCGGCGCGGAGCAGGCGCATGCGCTGGCGCAGGCCTCCGCACCGGTTGAGCAACTAGCCGACCCACCTGTCGAGCCGCCCGTCGAGGCATCGGCGGCCTTGCCCGGGGAGGCTGGCGAGCCGCAACCGGCGGCCGCGCCGTCGGGCGGCGGGTTCGATCCTTACTACCCGGCCAGCGAGCTGGACGTGCTGGCCGCGCCCATTGGCCAGCTGCTGCTGGATTTTCCGCGTGTCGCGCCGCAGGAGCTGCAGCTGGAGCTGTATATCGGCAGCGATGGCGCGGTGGACCGGGTGGCGGTGATCGCCGGCAATGCCGACAGCGACTATGCACGCTACGTGATGGCCAGTTTCCGCCAGGCCCTGTTTGTGCCGGCACAGAAGGGTGGCGTGGCGGTGCGCAGCCGCAAGCACATCCGCGTGGCACTGCAGCAGCCCTGATTATTGTTCGGCTTGATTTCAAACAACTGTTTCATGTTACATTTGCGCTGTCGGCTTCTGCCGCTGGGCTAACATAACATCAACCTGGAGCAAGACCTTGCTCCACTGTGCAAAGGATTCATGACATGTCCGATCTGAAAGCGCTGTTTGAACAGGCACAACAAGACGTGACCACCCTGGCCGAGCGCCCGGATAACCAGACCCTGCTGCAACTGTATGCACTGTTCAAGCAGGCTACCGAGGGCGATGTGCAGGGCGAGCGCCCGGGCATGATGGATTTCATCAACCGCGCCAAGTACGACGCCTGGGACAAGCTGAAGGGCCAGGGCGGCGAGCAGGCGATGCAGGGCTACGTAGACCTGGTGAAGTCGCTGCTGGCCTGATCGCCGGGCGGTTGCGGTAAATAAACAAGGGCTGGTGCGTTGCACCAGCCCTTGTCGTTTTCATGGCGACGTTCAGGCGCCGAACCAGCCCTGCTGCCGCGCGTGTTCCAGCTGCGCTTCCAGGTAGTGCCACAGTGCCGGGCAGCCTTCGCGGATCGGCGGGCCGATGCGCTTTACCACCCGCTCGTGGCTGATGCCGTTCTCGCGCCAGCTCTGGCCGTTGTTGGCCAGATTCAGCAGCACCGGCATGGCGCGGTCGGCGGCGTGGGCGAAGCGTGCTTCGGCCGTTTCGCCGTCCTCGAATTCCTGCCACAGCGCCAGGAAGCGCGCGCCCTGGCCATCCGGCAGCAGGCCGAAGATGCGCGTCACCGCCGCCAGCTCCGCCGCCTTGCGCTCCTCCCAGCCTTCCTCGGCGTAGACGATGGTGTCGCCGGTTTCGATCTCGCCGATATCGTGCACCAGCAGCATGCCGATCACGCGGTGGATATCCACCGGCTGCGGCGCATAGGGCTGCAGCGATGCGGCCAACATGGCGATCTGCCAGCTGTGCTCGGCGGAGTTTTCCTGGCGGTCCAGCCCCAGCGGGCGGGTCTTGCGGGTTACACCCTTGAGCCGGTCCAGCTCCAGGATGAAATCTACGATGGCTTGCATGGCTTGCTTTCTAGTCGGTGGTGCCGGTTACGCTGCGTACCAGCACGGCAATGTCGTAATCGCTGTCCGGCCCGGCGCTGCCATCGGCATGTGAACCATACAGCAGCACCGCGCTGGCGCCGTATTGCTGCTGCAGTTCATGGCTGATGCCCTGCAGCACGCTTTCCGTGGCGGTGCTCATTGCCCGGGGTTGGCCGCATCCAGGCTGCGCACGAACTCGCCGGCATCCTGGTAGCCGATGACCTGCTGCGTCTGCCGGCCGGCGGCATCGTACAGCATGATGCCCGGCGGGCCGTACAGGCCGAAGCGTTTGAGCATGGCCTGCTGCGCCGGGTTGTTGGCGGTAACGTCGGCCTGCAGCAGCAGCATGTGATCCATGCGCTGGCGCACCGCCGGGTCGCGGAAGGTGGTTTCTTCCATCTCGACGCAGCTCACGCACCAGTCGGCGTAGAAGTCCAGCAGCACCGGCTGGCCGGCGGCACGGGCGCGTGCCAGCGCGGCATCCAGCTCGGCATTGCTGGCCACGCGGGTAAACACCGCCTTGGGCAGCTGCGTGCCATGCCAGATGCCGGCCCACGGCAGGCGCGGCGACGGCGCACCGGTGGCGGCGCCGACAATCTGTAACAGGCCGGCCACGGTGAACAGCACCGCCAGCAGCCGGCGCAGCCATGCGGCCAACCCCTGGCCGCCGACACGCAGCAGTTGCCAGGCAATGCCCAGTGCCAGCGCGCTCCACAGCAGCATGGTGAGGGCAGTGGGCAGGAAGGGCCCGGCCATCCAGATCGCCACGCCCAGCATCACGCAGCCGAAGGCGGCCTTGACGGCATTCATCCACTGCCCGGCGCGCGGCAGCACGTGGCCGCCGAAGGTGCCCACCAGCAGCAGCGGCAGGCCCAGGCCCAGCGCCATGGCGTACAGCGCGGCACCGCCCAGCAGCGCGTCGCCGCTTTGGCCGATGTAGCCCAGCGCCACTGCCAGTGGCGGTGCCACGCAGGGGCCGATCAGCAGCGCCGACAGCGCGCCCATGGCGAACACGGTGGCGACATGGCCGCCGGACAGGCGGTTGGAGGTGGAGGCCAGCCGGCTTTGCAGTGCTGCCGGCAGCTGGATGCTGATCACGTCGAACATCGCCAGCGCGAACAGCACCATCAGCGCAGCGGCGGTCAGGATTACCGCCGGCTGCTGCAGCCACACGGTGAGCAGGCTGCCGGTGAGGCCGGCGGCCACACCCACCGCGGTGTAGGTGAGCGCCAGGCCCTGTACATAGGCCAGCGACAGGCCGAAGCCGCGGCGTTTGCTCAGCCGGTGGCCGTGGCCGGCAATCAGCGAGGACACGATGGGCAGCAGCGGGTACATGCAGGCGGTGAACGCCATGGCGAGGCCGGCGGCAAAGAACGCCGCCAGCGTGGCTGCCAGCTTGCCGCGCGCCAGCGTTGGCGCGGTGCTGTGGCTGGGAGCGCTGTCCAGCCACGGGTTGCTGTTCATGCCGTCACCCACCTTCAGGGTGCGGGTCAGCGGCGGGTAGCACAGGCCGGCGTCGGCACAGCCCTGCACCACGGTCTTCAGTGCGAAGCCGGCAGGCAGCGGGGCCGAGATCGGCAGCGCCAGGGTGATGCCGTGGTGGAACACCTGCTGGCGGCCGAAGTAGGGGTCGGTCTTGGCTTCGCCTGCCGGCAGAACGGGGAGGCTGACGCTGCCGGCCGGCTGCGGCGTGAGCTGGATGCGCTCGCGGTACAGGTAGTAGCCGCGGGCTACGTCCAGGTGCAGCAGCAGTTGCTGGCCCTGCTGCTCCAGCCGCGCGGCAAAGGCGCGTTCCGGCGGCAGCAGGTCATCGGGATTCAGCGCCCAGCTGCCGGCGCTGAGCAGCATCAGCAACAGCAGGGGAAACAGGCGGATCAGGCGGGGCAGGGACATGGCAGGCAGCGGAGAATGTATCGGCAAAAGACCACGGCGTGGTGCATTGGTTCAGGCTGGCAGCTTAACAGTGTGTGCGGCCAACGTCATGCCGCAGCACCTGAGCCAAGCGTTTGCTTGGTGTATGATGGAGCATCTGCCACGGAAACCCGGCCATGAAACTGCTTTTTGCCCACGCCAACAGCTTTCCTTCCTCCATCTACCGTAAATTGCATCAGCGGCTGGCGGAGCATGGCTATGAAGTGGGCTATCTGGACACCATCGGCCACGACGCGGCCTATCCGGTTACCGACTGTTGGCCGCAACTGGCCGACGAGATGCTGGCATATATGGCGGCCAACTACCGCGAGCCGGTGCTGGCGGTGGGGCATTCGCTGGGCGGGGCGGTGCTGTTCCTGGCGGCGCTGCGCGAGCCGCAGCGCTTCCGGCAGCTGATCGTGCTGGATTCGCCGCTGCTGGGGCCGCGCACCGGTTTTCTGATCTGGCTGGCCAAGCGGCTGGGCTTCATCCAGCAGCTCACCCCTGGCGGCACCGGCACACTGCGCCGGCGCGACAACTGGGCCAGCACCACCTCGGTGTACGACTACTTTGCGCGCAAGCCGGCGTTTGCGCGCTGGGACCCGGACTGCCTGCACGACTACGCGCAATACGGCACGGAGGACAATGGCGATGGCGGGCGGCGGCTGAAGTTCCGGCCGCAGGTGGAGCACGCCATCTACGAAACGCTGCCGCACGATGCCTGGTTCAAGCGCGGCAAGTTGCAGGTGCCGCTCAGCTACGTGGCGGCCGGGCAGGGCAGCGCCATCAGGCCGCATGACCTGGCCTTCATGCACCGCCATTTCGCCGCCGACATCCACGTGCAGCGCGGCAGCCATCTGTTTCCGCTGGAGCACCCGCTGGAAACGGCGGACCTGATTGCCCGGCTGGCGGGCGGTGCAGCGCGGGCTACAGCCGCGTAATCACCCACAGCCCGCCCAGCATGCCCACCATGGCCATGCCCAGTGTGGGCAGGCAGCGCATGGCCAGCTGGCGGCCGCCAATACTGAGAATCAGCCCGAACTTGAACACGGTGTTGGTGAGCACGGCAATGGCCACGGTGACCAGCAGCGGCTGCAGCGGCAACTGGTGCTGGCCGAACATCTCCATCACCGTCAGCGAGATGGCGTCCACGTCGTTGATGCCGGAAACCAGCGCCATCATGTACAGGCCGCTGTCGCCGAAAATGTTTTTCAGCCAGGCCGAGCACAGCATCACGAAGGCGAACAGCACGGCAAAGCCGAAGGCCACATTCAGCTGCGCCGGGTTTTTCAGCTCCAGCTCCGGCGCGCTGTCCGTTACCTTGCCGTAACGGCTGCCGATGAAAAGAGTCAGCAGCCCCAGCGCCATGCCCGGCAGCATGATGCCCAGCATGGGGCGGCCGGCGGTGGGGGCAATGGCCATCGCCAGCACCTGCAGGCGCAGGAACAGCACCATATTGGCCAGCAGGATCACCCGTACCGCCAGTTGCTGCGAGCCGGGGTTGCGCGCCACTTCGCGCGCATAGATCAGGCTGGTGGCGGTGGTGGACACCAGGCCACCAAGAAAGCCCAGCAGCGGCGCGCCGACTTTTTCGCCCAGGATCTTTACCGCCATGTAGCCGGCCAGCCCCACGCCGACGATCAGCACCACCAGTAGCCAGATGCGGTGCGGGTTGAATGCCGAATACGGCCCGAAGCCCTGGTTGGGCAGGATGGGCAGGATGATGAAGGTGAGGGTGGCGAACTGCAGCAGCGACAGCAGGTCGTGCCGCTGCAGCTTGTGGGTGAAGCTGGTCAGTTCCGGTTTCAGGTACAGCAGCCCGGTGGTGATTACCCCCAGCGCCACCGCCAGCTCGATATTGCCCAGGCCTATCATCACCCCCAGCGTGTAGGCCACCAGCAGCGCGATGACGGTGGTGGTGCGCGGCTCGCTGGGCTCGTCCGGGTTGCGGCTGGACAGCGGTAGAAAGCCCAGGCCGGCCACGGCCAGCAGCCCGGCAGCCGGCAGCCACTCGCCACCCAGCGACGGAATCAGCATTGCCAGCATGGTGCCCAGCATGCAGACCAGCGGGAAGGTGCGGATGCCGGCCAGCACGTGCTGCTTGCGCTCGCGCTCCACCCCGATCAGCAGGCCGATGCCCAGGCTGGAAAGCAGTGCCGGCAGGTTCTGGTACGGCGTGCCGGCCAGGTGCAGCCAGGCGGAAAGATCCCATTGCATATTGTTGTTCTCCGGGCAGATGGCAAAACGGCCAGCAGCGGGAGCTGCTGGCCGGTTCCGGTGCCGGGCGGGGTTTAGTCGCCCTTCAGCCGTGTGGCGATGCTGCGGGCGATGCCTTCCGCATCCAGGCCGCAGCCGGCCAGCAGCAGCGCCGGGTCTCCATGCTCAACATAATCGTCGGGCAGGCCCAATAGCAAGGTTTGAATGGCGATACCGGCGCTGGACAGCGCTTCCAGACAGGCGCTGCCGGCGCCGCCCATGATCACGTTCTCTTCCACCATCACCAGCAGCTCATGGCTTGCGGCCAACTGTCTGACCAGCTCGGCATCCAGTGGCTTGACGAAGCGCATGTCGGCCACGGTGGCATCGAACTGCTCGGCGGCGGCCAGGGCCGGGGTCACCATGCTGCCGAATGCCAGAATCGCCACCTTGCCGTTGCCCTGGCGGCGGATATGGCCCTTGCCGACGGGCAGTGCCGTCATCTCCTGCTCTACCGTCGCGCCCGGGCCGGTGCCGCGCGGGTAGCGCACCGCGCTCGGCGTATCCAGGGTGAAGGCGGTGTACAGCAGCTGGCGGCATTCGTTTTCGTCTGACGGCGCGATGACGGTCATGTTCGGGATGCAGCGCAGGAAGGACAGGTCGAAGGCGCCGGCATGGGTGGGGCCGTCGGCGCCCACCAGACCGGCGCGGTCGATGGCGAACACCACCGGCAGGTTCTGGATCGCCACGTCGTGGATCAGCTGGTCGTAGCCGCGCTGCAGGAAGGTGGAGTAGATCGCCACCACCGGCTTCATGCCGTCACAGGCCATGCCGGCGGCGAAGGTCACCGCGTGCTGCTCGGCAATCGCCACGTCGAAGTAGCGGTCCGGGTGCTCCTTCTCGAAGCGCACCATGCCGGAGCCTTCGCGCATCGCCGGGGTGATGCCCACCAGGCGCGAGTCCTGCTTGGCCATATCGCACAGCCAGTCGCCGAAAATCTGCGTGTACTGCGGCTTGCCGCCGCCGCTCTTGCCGGCGGCCAGGCCGTTGGCCGGGTCGAACTTGGTCACACCGTGGTACTTCACCGGGTCGTTCTCGGCCAGCTTGTAGCCCTGGCCCTTCTTGGTGACGATGTGCAGGAATTGCGGGCCGGACAGGCTGCGGATGTTCTTCAGCGTGTCCACCAGCACGTCCACATCGTGGCCGTCGATGGGGCCGATGTAGTTGAAGCCGAACTCCTCGAACAGCGTGCCGGGGGTGAAGAAGCCCTTCACGTGCTCTTCCACCTTGCTGGCGATTTCACGCAGCGGCGGCGCCATGCCCAGCACCTTGCTGCTGCCCTGTTTCATTGCCGCGTAGAAGCGGCCGGACATCAGCTTGGCCAGGTAGTTGTTCAGCGCGCCCACATTGGGCGAGATCGACATATCGTTGTCGTTGAGGATCACCAGCAGGTCGGTGTCCATCGCGCCGGCGTTGTTCAGTGCCTCGAAGGCCTGGCCGGCGGTCATGGCGCCATCGCCGATGATGGCCACGCACTTGCGGTTCAGGTTCTGCGCCTTGGCGGCTACCGCCATGCCCAGCGCGGCACCGATGGAGGTGGAGGAGTGCCCCACGCCGAAGGTGTCGTACTCCGATTCGCAACGCTTGGGAAAGCCGGCCAGGCCGCCCAGCTGGCGCATGCTGCCCATGCGCTCCTTGCGGCCGGTAAGAATCTTGTGCGGGTAGGTCTGGTGCCCCACGTCCCACACCAGGCGGTCGTCCGGGGTGTTGAACACGTAGTGCAGGGCAATGGTCAGCTCGATGCTGCCCAGGTTGGAGGCGAAGTGGCCGCCGGTCTTGCTGACGGTCTCCACCAGGAATTCGCGCAGTTCCTGCGCCAGTTGCGGCAGCTCGTGGCGACCGAGTTTTCTCAGGTCGGCCGGACTCTGTATGGTGTCGAGCAATGTTGTCATGTTGATTTTTTTGTAATGATCAGAACGAGCGGGCGACGATGTACTCGGCCAGCTGTTTCAGGCGCAGCGCGCGCTCGCCGAACGGCGCCAGCGCCGCCAGCGCGTCGTCGTACAGGTCGCGTGCATAGGCGCGGGCTTCGCCCAGGCCCATCAGGCTGACATAGGTGGGCTTGTCGTTGGCCGCATCCTTGCCGGCGGTCTTGCCCAGCGTGGCAGTGTCGGCTTCCACGTCCAGCACGTCGTCCACCACCTGGAACGCCAGGCCCATGCGCTTGGCGAAGTGGTCCAGCGCCTCGGTCTGCGCGCCGTCCAGCGGTTGGCCGCACAGCGCGCCCAGCAGTACCGAGGCGCGAATCAGCGCACCGGTCTTCATCAGGTGCATGAACTCCAGCTCCGGCTGCGACAGCGGCTTGCCGACGCTGGCCAGGTCGATGGCCTGGCCGCCGGCCATGCCGGCGTGGCCGGATGCCTGCGCCAGCAGCTTCACCATGGCCAGCTGCTGCTCGGCAGCCACGCCCGGCAGTGGGGTGGCCACCAGTTCGAAGGCCAGCGTCTGCAGCGCATCGCCCACCAGCAGCGCGGTGGCTTCGTCGAACCGCACGTGGCAGGTGGGCTTGCCGCGGCGCAGCACGTCGTCGTCCATGCACGGCATGTCGTCGTGCACCAGTGAGTAGGCGTGGATCATCTCCACGGCACAGGCCACGCGCGCCACGTTGGCCGCATCGGCGCCCACCAGCTCGGCGGCGGCGAAGGCCAGCAGCGGGCGCACGCGCTTGCCACCCTGCAGCGTGCTGTAGCGCATCGCCTCGTGCAGCACGTGCGGTGCGCGGTCAGCGGCTGGCAGCAAGGTTTCCAGCGCCGTTTCCACGGTCTGCTGGGTGGCGGTCATCCAGGCGGTGAAGGGGTTATTGGCCATCGGCGAGGTCCAGCGGCTTGAGTTCGTCGTTCTCCAGCACGCGCAGCTGTTGTTCGGCGTCCGCCAGTTTGCTCTGGCAGAACTTGATCAGTTCCATGCCCTGCTTGTAGGCGGTCAGGGCGTTGTCCAGCGGCATGTCGCCGCTTTCCATCGCCCGGATGATGTCTTCCAGTTGCGCCAGTGCGCTCTCGAAGCTGGCCTGGGGCTTGTTGGTTTTGGCCATTGCAGGTCTTTCCGTCAATGAATGGCAAGTTGGCCGCCATTGTAGGCGTTTTTGTGCTGTGTCACAAAGCCGCCATATCGCGCCGCAGCAAGCGCCAAACCCCGTGCCAGGCGGGCGCTAGGGCTGCCGCGGCCTGGGGAACAGCAGCGAGGCGATCACCGCGCCTGCGATCACCACGAACACCACGCCCAGCGACAGCGCCACCGGCACGTGCAGCAGCGGCAGCAGCAACAGCTTCATGCCGATGAAGGCCAGCACAATGGCCAGGCCGTAGCGCAGCAGGTGGAAGCGGTCGGCCACGCCGGCCAGCAGGAAGAACATGGCGCGCAGGCCGAGAATGGCGAAAATATTGGAGGTGAGCACGATGAACGGGTCCACCGTTACCGCGAAGATGGCCGGAATGCTGTCCACCGCGAACACTACGTCGGACAACTCCACCATCACCAGTACCAGGAACAGCGGCGTGGCATGGCGCAGGCCGTTCTGTAGCACGAAAAAGGCCTCGCCGTGCAACTTGTCGGTCATGCGGATGTGGCGGCGCAGGAACTTGAGCAGCGCGTTGTCGGTAAGGTCCTGCTGCTCTTCCTTTTCCGGCAGCAGCATCTTCAGGCCGGTGAACAGCAGGAAGGCGCCGAACACATAGAGTATCCAGCCGAACTGCTGCACCAGCGCCGCGCCGAGGAACACCATCAGCGTGCGCAGCACGATGGCGCCGAACACGCCGTACAGCAGCACGCGGCGCTGGTGCTCCACCGGTACCTTGAAGAAGCCGAAGATCATCAGGAAGACGAAGATATTGTCCACCGCCAGCGATTTCTCGATGACGTAGCCGGTGAAGAACTCCAGCGTCTTCTGGTTGGCCACCGCCACGCCATGGGCCGGGTCGTGCGCCAGCACCCACCACAGCCAGCCGCCAAAGGCGCTGGCCACGCTTACCCATACCAGCGACCAGCCGGCGGCTTCACGGGCCGATACCTTGTGCGCGCCGGTTTTTTTCAGCGCCAGCATGTCGACGGCGATCATCAGCAGCACGGCGATGAAGAACACGGTGTAGAAAAACGGCGAACCGATGGAGGGCAGGGCCTGGGCCATATTCGATAAAACTCCCGGGTGGTGGCGGTGTGTTGATGTGGATTTGTTATGATCTGCCGCGATGACAATCGCCTCGCGCGGCATGTTTTACATATTGTTACATTTGCCGCTTGCTGTGACGGGGCCCGCTGCCACTGGTTCACTACTCATGCAAAAAAATATTCCGAAAAATATTCTGATTACCGGCTGCTCCAGCGGCATCGGCCTGGACGTGGCGCGCGGCCTGCGCGCTGACGGCTGGCGCGTGTTCGCCACCGCGCGGCGCGGCGAGGACGTGGCAAGGTTGGCCGCAGAGGGTTTTGCCGATGCGCTGCAACTGGATGTAGACGACAGCGACAGCATCCGCAGCGCGGTGGCCGAGGTGCTGCGCCGCACTGGCGGCCGGCTGGAGGCGCTGTTCAACAACGCCGGCTTCGGCCAGCCCGGCGCGGCGGAGGACATTCCGCGCCAGGCCATGCGCGAGCAGTTCGAAACCAATTTCTTTGGCGCGTGGGAGCTGAGCAACGTCGTGCTGCCGGTGATGCGGCGCCAGGGCGAGGGCCGCATCCTGTTCAACAGCTCGGTGCTGGGCTTTGCGGCGATGCGCTACCGCGCCGCCTACAACGCGAGCAAGTACGCGATGGAAGGACTGTGCGACACGCTGCGGCTGGAGCTGGCCGGCAGCGGCATCCACGTCTGCCTGGTGGAGCCGGGGCCGATCGAGAGCCGCTTCCGCCCCAATGCGCTGCAGAAGTTTCTGTGCAATGTGGATATCGAGGGCAGTGCGCACCGCGAGTCGTACCAGCGCCAGCTGGCGCGGCTGCAGAAGGTGGGGCATGCGCAGCCCTTCACCCTGCCGGGCACTGCGGTACTGCACGAAGTACGCAAGGCCTTGGCCGCACGCCGCCCGGCAGCACGCTACCGGGTAACGGTGCCTACCCGCGTGTTCTGGCATCTGAAATGGCTGCTGCCCACCCGCTGGCTGGATTGGCTGCTGCTGCGGGTGTAGTGGCGCTCAGCTCACGCTGACGCGGTTGCGGCCGGCCAGCTTGGCCTGGTACAGCTGCTCGTCGGCCTGCTTCAGCAGCTGGCTGACTTCCATCTGCCCGGTGGCGGCGCCAATGCTGATGGTGAGCTGCAACTCGCCACGGCTGGTGGCCTGCACCGCGCTACCCACCTGCTGGCGGAATGCCTCCAGCAGCGGCTGCGGCGAGGTGTCCAGCGGCAACAGGATCACGAATTCCTCGCCGCCGAGGCGCGCCACCTGCTCGCGGCCGAAGGTTTCCGCCAGCAGGCTGCCCAGCCAGCGCAGCGCCTGGTCGCCGATATCGTGGCCGTAGTTGTCGTTGATCTGTTTGAAGTTATCGATATCCAGCATTGCCAGCGCATGCGGAAACGGCTGCTTCTGCACCCGCTCGAAAAAGCTGCGGCGGTTGGGCAAGCCGGTGAGCAGGTCTTCGTGCGCGGCGCGCGACAGGGCCTGCAGGTTCTCCACGTACTCGATATTGCGGGTGACGCGGCAGAAGAACTCCTCGTGATTGAACGGCTTGGTCAGGAAGTCATCGGCGCCGGCCTTGATGAAGCGCGCGCTCATGCTGGAATCCTGGCTGCTGGAAATGCCGATGATGGCCAGCTCCTCCTGGCTGCGAAAGCGGCGGATCTCGCTGCACAGCCGCACGCCGTTCATGCCCGGCATGTCGTGGTCGGTAAGCACCAGGCGGATGCCCGGGTCGCTGCCCAGCTGCGCCAGCGCAGCCTCGCCGTTGGCCGCTTCGATGACCTCGTACAACTGCCGCTGCAACAGCTGGCTCAGGTAGCCGCGTATCGCGCTGGAATCGTCCACCACCAGCACGCGGGTGCCGGGGTTGTGCTCGATGCGGCGCAACATGCGCAGCGTGTACTCGTAGGCGGCCGGGTTTTCCTTGGGGATGTAGTCCACCACCGGCTGCAGCAGCACCTGCTCGCGGGTGGCCAGGTCGTTGCGTGCGGTCAGTACGATGGTGGGGATGCGGCGCTTGAGCAGCTCCACCAGCGCCTCGCCCTCCGGCGCATCCGGCAGGCAGTAGTCCAGCACGCAGGCCAGCAGCGACTCGCCGTCCTCGCTGGCCAGGATGCGCTGCATTTCCTGCTTGCTGGCGGCGCAGACGGCGGTATAGCCATCTTCTTCCAGCATGCGCTGCAGGGTACGCAGCACGGAGGAGTTGTCTTCTACCAGCAAAACGTGGCGGCTGTGCATGGCGGGTGGGGGCGGGTAAAGGTTGGGGTGGAAAAACAATATGACCATCAATATATACATTTATCGTGATCAATGAAGCGCTTTGCAAGCGGCATGCGCCTGCGGCTGGCCGCCCGGAACGGGACGGCAGGCGGCGATTCGGTTTATAATTGGCGTCATTTTTTGCCTAACCAGACCGAATTCACACCATGACCCAGGAACTTGCCAAGAGCTACGAGCCGGGCGACATCGAGCGCCGCTGGTACGACCAATGGGAGCAGTCCGGCTACTTCCAGCCGCATATGGACAGCACCCAGCCTTCCTTCTGTATCCAGCTGCCGCCGCCCAACGTCACCGGCACCCTGCACATGGGCCATGCGTTCAACCAGACCATCATGGATGGCCTGACCCGCTACTACCGCATGAAGGGCCACAACACCGCCTGGATTCCGGGTACCGACCACGCCGGCATCGCCACCCAGATCGTGGTGGAGCGCCAGCTGGCCGAGCAGGGCGTGAACCGTCACGACCTGGGCCGCGACGCCTTTACCAGCAAGGTATGGGAGTGGAAGGAGAAATCCGGCGGCACCATCACCAGCCAGATGCGCCGCGTCGGCTGCTCGGTGGACTGGAGCCGTGAATACTTCACCATGGACGATGCCCGCGCCGAAGTGGTGACCGAGGTATTCGTGCGCCTGTTCGAACAGGGCCTGATCTACCGTGGCAAGCGCCTGTCCAACTGGGATGCCAAGCTCGGCACCGCCATCTCCGACCTGGAAGTGGTCTCCGAGGAAGAAGATGGCCACATGTGGCACATCAAGTACCCGGTAGTCGGCAGCGATGAGTTCGTTACCGTGGCCACCACCCGCCCGGAAACCCTGCTGGGCGACGTGGCCGTGGCCATCAACCCCACCGACGAGCGCTACCAGCACCTGCTGGGCAAGATGCTGGAGCTGCCGCTGACCGGCCGCCAGATCCCGGTGATCGCCGACGACTACGTGGATGCCGCCTTCGGCACCGGCTTCGTCAAGATCACCCCGGCGCACGACTTCAACGATTACCAGGTGGGCAAGCGCCACGACACCAAGCTCATCAACGTGATGAGCCTGGAAGCGCGCATTCTCGCCAAGGCGCAGGTATTCGGCTTTGACGGCACCGCCGAAGGCACCATCGACCTGCCGGCCGCCTACGCCGGCCACACCACCGCCGAGGCGCGCAAGCTGATGCTGGCCGACCTGGACGCCCAGGGCCTGCTGCTGGAAACCAAACCGCACAAACTGATGGTGCCGCGTGGCGACCGTACCGGTACCGTGATCGAGCCGCTGCTCACCGACCAGTGGTTCGTGGCCATGAGCAAGGTGGGCGAGGGCGACGCCACCGGCAAATCCATTGCCGAAAAAGCCATCGACGCCGTGGCCAGCGGCGAAGTGCGCTTCATCCCGGAAAACTGGGTGAACACCTACAA
This Vogesella sp. LIG4 DNA region includes the following protein-coding sequences:
- a CDS encoding SDR family NAD(P)-dependent oxidoreductase; protein product: MQKNIPKNILITGCSSGIGLDVARGLRADGWRVFATARRGEDVARLAAEGFADALQLDVDDSDSIRSAVAEVLRRTGGRLEALFNNAGFGQPGAAEDIPRQAMREQFETNFFGAWELSNVVLPVMRRQGEGRILFNSSVLGFAAMRYRAAYNASKYAMEGLCDTLRLELAGSGIHVCLVEPGPIESRFRPNALQKFLCNVDIEGSAHRESYQRQLARLQKVGHAQPFTLPGTAVLHEVRKALAARRPAARYRVTVPTRVFWHLKWLLPTRWLDWLLLRV
- the dxs gene encoding 1-deoxy-D-xylulose-5-phosphate synthase → MTTLLDTIQSPADLRKLGRHELPQLAQELREFLVETVSKTGGHFASNLGSIELTIALHYVFNTPDDRLVWDVGHQTYPHKILTGRKERMGSMRQLGGLAGFPKRCESEYDTFGVGHSSTSIGAALGMAVAAKAQNLNRKCVAIIGDGAMTAGQAFEALNNAGAMDTDLLVILNDNDMSISPNVGALNNYLAKLMSGRFYAAMKQGSSKVLGMAPPLREIASKVEEHVKGFFTPGTLFEEFGFNYIGPIDGHDVDVLVDTLKNIRSLSGPQFLHIVTKKGQGYKLAENDPVKYHGVTKFDPANGLAAGKSGGGKPQYTQIFGDWLCDMAKQDSRLVGITPAMREGSGMVRFEKEHPDRYFDVAIAEQHAVTFAAGMACDGMKPVVAIYSTFLQRGYDQLIHDVAIQNLPVVFAIDRAGLVGADGPTHAGAFDLSFLRCIPNMTVIAPSDENECRQLLYTAFTLDTPSAVRYPRGTGPGATVEQEMTALPVGKGHIRRQGNGKVAILAFGSMVTPALAAAEQFDATVADMRFVKPLDAELVRQLAASHELLVMVEENVIMGGAGSACLEALSSAGIAIQTLLLGLPDDYVEHGDPALLLAGCGLDAEGIARSIATRLKGD
- a CDS encoding TerC family protein; amino-acid sequence: MAQALPSIGSPFFYTVFFIAVLLMIAVDMLALKKTGAHKVSAREAAGWSLVWVSVASAFGGWLWWVLAHDPAHGVAVANQKTLEFFTGYVIEKSLAVDNIFVFLMIFGFFKVPVEHQRRVLLYGVFGAIVLRTLMVFLGAALVQQFGWILYVFGAFLLFTGLKMLLPEKEEQQDLTDNALLKFLRRHIRMTDKLHGEAFFVLQNGLRHATPLFLVLVMVELSDVVFAVDSIPAIFAVTVDPFIVLTSNIFAILGLRAMFFLLAGVADRFHLLRYGLAIVLAFIGMKLLLLPLLHVPVALSLGVVFVVIAGAVIASLLFPRPRQP
- a CDS encoding polyprenyl synthetase family protein — translated: MANNPFTAWMTATQQTVETALETLLPAADRAPHVLHEAMRYSTLQGGKRVRPLLAFAAAELVGADAANVARVACAVEMIHAYSLVHDDMPCMDDDVLRRGKPTCHVRFDEATALLVGDALQTLAFELVATPLPGVAAEQQLAMVKLLAQASGHAGMAGGQAIDLASVGKPLSQPELEFMHLMKTGALIRASVLLGALCGQPLDGAQTEALDHFAKRMGLAFQVVDDVLDVEADTATLGKTAGKDAANDKPTYVSLMGLGEARAYARDLYDDALAALAPFGERALRLKQLAEYIVARSF
- a CDS encoding exodeoxyribonuclease VII small subunit; amino-acid sequence: MAKTNKPQASFESALAQLEDIIRAMESGDMPLDNALTAYKQGMELIKFCQSKLADAEQQLRVLENDELKPLDLADGQ
- a CDS encoding response regulator yields the protein MVILFFHPNLYPPPPAMHSRHVLLVEDNSSVLRTLQRMLEEDGYTAVCAASKQEMQRILASEDGESLLACVLDYCLPDAPEGEALVELLKRRIPTIVLTARNDLATREQVLLQPVVDYIPKENPAAYEYTLRMLRRIEHNPGTRVLVVDDSSAIRGYLSQLLQRQLYEVIEAANGEAALAQLGSDPGIRLVLTDHDMPGMNGVRLCSEIRRFRSQEELAIIGISSSQDSSMSARFIKAGADDFLTKPFNHEEFFCRVTRNIEYVENLQALSRAAHEDLLTGLPNRRSFFERVQKQPFPHALAMLDIDNFKQINDNYGHDIGDQALRWLGSLLAETFGREQVARLGGEEFVILLPLDTSPQPLLEAFRQQVGSAVQATSRGELQLTISIGAATGQMEVSQLLKQADEQLYQAKLAGRNRVSVS